A stretch of DNA from Bacillota bacterium:
GTCAATCAAACGTTCCTCCCCACCAGGCGATGAAACCTTAAATTTCCATCGCCAGCCTTTACCAAGCCGTATTATTGCTCCATCCCTACCAACGTACGTATCTGGTGTAGCAGAAGGTGGGGGTGGAGGGTTAGTGATAGGGCTATCACGTAATGCTTGAACGATACCCTCTGCGGGTGCGGTGCGTCCATCTGGGTATCTGACCTTGATATACACCGTCCACTCCTGCGTGAGGTTTTGGTCGCGGACCACCACTTGGGCGCTGTCGGTGCTTACAGAGTATACATCCCCGATGGCGACCACCTCGCCGGGTTTCAACCCGGATGCCTGCGCGTTCTGCTCATCCTGCAGCCACACATTGGCAGCGCTCGCAACCAGCACGGATAAGAACTCTTTCCGAGGCGCTAGTAGTGTGTTGATTGCGCTAAGAAAAGCCGAAAGGGTGGGCTGGCGCTTCTTGCGCTCGTAGGGAATCGCCAGCACCGCCGTTGCCTCGCCTGTGAACTTCAGGCGCCATTTTGCGCAGCTCTCAGAGTAGGGGGCTGCCTGCACAGAAGAAACCGGATACGACGCGTCCTGTGCCGCTGCGTTGTTTATTGTCTGCACCAGCTCCGCCATGGACTTCGGGTCGCCTACCTTGAACGGTCCTACTTTACTTTCCGTCTGGTTTATGAACACGGAGTTGTAGATGGTCTTCTTGCGAAATAGGTTGGCAATCTCATTAGGAGGATCGACCGGCACGGCTAGCCTTGCGTCGTTGACGAAGTCTTTATACAGTGTCGTGTGGCTGCGCCCCAGAACGGTCACACCGCTTCTGTGACCAGGAGGACAATAGGGGTCACCCGGTTGTCCGAACACATCATCTGGATGCGGGCTGATGTGCGGGCAGTAAACAGGTTCGAAGCGATAGGGGTCAAAGTTGCCAACCACTGGTACGGGTACCACCGTATCGAACTTCCCCACATCCACTGCAATGCGCGCCAGTACCCTGCCTACGTCGTTCAGCACTTCCGCTACCATCTCGCGCCGGTCCGCCGGAATCGAAAACACCCCAGACGCCTCCGTTCGAATAGCATTTGCCCAGATGCTCGCAATCAGCTGCCAGGTGTCAGGGTCCCGGAACTCCACGCGTCCGAGTCTGCCCTGCTGGTCGGTAAAGCGCACTTGTATTTCCAGATACTGCTCTGTGGGCTCGAACAGTCCCCAGCCCGGTTGTTCAGGCAGCTCCAGCTGGCTGAAGGAACGGCTAACCAGCTGGTCGAAGTCCACCTGCTCATCGGGCGAAAAGTCGGCGGCCCACACCGGCATGGTCAACGCCTGTTGCTGGTCCACAAGGAGACTGGTAAACTGCCCTCGCACGGCAATTAGCGCGGCGAGATTGGGGTCGGTGTTGAGCCGCTTTGGACTCAGCGGTTGCGCACCTGCCAGAGACAGATACGCTACCCCAAGAAGCAACACGGAGACTACGCGGATAGCTGTTTTCATGGTGACTCCTCCCTTTCCACTGTTTCTGTCACCATTGTACTGCCACCCCCCCCCACGTCAATTGTCCGAAAGTATCAATTTTCTGGTACGATAGTACCATACTATTCGGCGGTCATATCAAACCGGCTCTTGTGGCAATGTAGACTGCTTGCACGGTGGTTTTGACTCCGAGCAGCCGACGGATGTCGTTCAGATGGTGCTTGACCGTGCGCACCGAGCAGCCGCGTTCCTCAGCAACATCCTGGGCGCTACCGAGCTGTGCATAAGCCTGCAACACCTCGCGCTGTGTCCGCGTGAGTAGAGGGCACTCCATCACGATGACATCAGGAGGCGACGGGGTCACACCCCTGTAAATACGTATCTGTCCATCTCTTTGCAATAGTTCCAGAACCTTCTCGGTAGCAACGGCGTCATTGCCGACGACCAGCACGTCCATCGTCGTGCCACACCTCCGCATGTACGTCTCCGCTACGATTATAGTATAGCCTGTGTTATGCGTCAATCATGGACGCTAAAGGCGGTCGGCTCGTCGGGCTCCTCGCCTCCATGAGGGATTTTCTGCGGGCGTTTTTTCCTTCCAGGAAGATAAAAATCCACGAAGATTTTCCTTCCCAGAAGGATAATTTTGTGACAAAGTTGCATTCCCAGAGGGAAACTTTTGCCCGAAGGCATCACGGTTCGGACGGCGATGGACTGGTTTCTGCAGGCTCGCTAGCCTCTTCGGGGCGTTGCCATGCCTCGTATGCCACGAGCGCGGCAGCCACCACCACGTTCAGCGATTTGCCCTTGCCTGCCATCGGGATGAACACCGCGCCGTCACACATGCCCAGCACTTTGTTGTACACGCCGTTGACCTCGTTGCCGATGACCAAACACAGCTTCTGGGGATAGGGGTAGTGCTTGTAGTGAACGGCGTCCTGTGCGATTTCCACCGCCACCAGATGGTAGCCTTCCAGTTTCAACCGTGCGACCGCCTCCTCGTGCCGCTCGAAGTAGCGGAACGGGATACGCCGGTGGTGCCCCATGGAGGTGACGTGAATCTGCGGGTGCGGGGGCACGGGCGTGTGACCCGTCAGGATGAGCTCCTTCGCGCCGACGGCGTCCGCCACCCGA
This window harbors:
- a CDS encoding helix-turn-helix domain-containing protein produces the protein MDVLVVGNDAVATEKVLELLQRDGQIRIYRGVTPSPPDVIVMECPLLTRTQREVLQAYAQLGSAQDVAEERGCSVRTVKHHLNDIRRLLGVKTTVQAVYIATRAGLI
- a CDS encoding tRNA methyltransferase, with product MPAKTLRSKTAIRRLHQQYASVTGRAMTIAFLLQDWDDPYNVGGMFRVADAVGAKELILTGHTPVPPHPQIHVTSMGHHRRIPFRYFERHEEAVARLKLEGYHLVAVEIAQDAVHYKHYPYPQKLCLVIGNEVNGVYNKVLGMCDGAVFIPMAGKGKSLNVVVAAALVAYEAWQRPEEASEPAETSPSPSEP